One part of the Mycobacterium marinum genome encodes these proteins:
- a CDS encoding FAD-binding protein, whose translation MQKVLISGASVAGLTTAYWLEQQGYSVTIVERHPGLRPGGQAIDVRGPALTVLDRMGILDAARERKTGIRGASVVDRDGNELSQDTESTPTGGPIDSPNIELLRDDLIELLYGTIQSTTEFIFDDSIATLQDDGAAVEVTFVRSGTRTFDFLIGADGLHSNVRRKVFGPEEQFIKRLGTYAAIFTVPNFLELDYWQKWHYGDNTMAGVYSARDNSEARAALGFMDTELQIDYRDTEAQFAELERRMIEDGWVRAQLLHYMRSAPDFYFDEMAQIVMDSWSKGRVALVGDAAYCCSPLSGQGTSVAVLGAYILAGELAAAGNDYQRGFANYHAEFSGFVERNQWLVTDNIPGGEPIPEEAFERIVNSLELEDYRQG comes from the coding sequence GTGCAAAAAGTTCTGATTTCCGGAGCCAGCGTGGCTGGCTTGACGACGGCATATTGGCTTGAACAACAAGGCTATTCGGTCACGATCGTGGAGCGCCACCCTGGGCTGCGGCCCGGCGGCCAAGCGATTGACGTCCGAGGCCCGGCGCTGACTGTGCTGGATCGGATGGGGATATTGGACGCCGCCCGGGAGCGAAAGACCGGCATCCGGGGAGCTTCGGTGGTCGACCGGGACGGAAACGAGCTCTCCCAGGATACCGAGTCGACCCCCACCGGCGGTCCCATCGACAGCCCCAACATCGAGCTGCTGCGGGACGATCTCATCGAATTGCTCTACGGCACAATCCAATCGACGACCGAGTTCATCTTCGACGACAGCATTGCCACATTGCAGGATGACGGCGCGGCCGTCGAGGTGACCTTCGTCCGGTCCGGTACCCGCACCTTCGACTTCCTGATCGGAGCCGACGGTCTGCATTCGAATGTGCGCCGCAAGGTTTTCGGCCCGGAGGAGCAGTTCATCAAGCGGCTGGGCACCTACGCGGCGATCTTCACCGTGCCCAACTTCCTGGAATTGGACTACTGGCAGAAGTGGCACTACGGCGACAACACCATGGCCGGGGTCTACAGCGCCCGCGACAACTCCGAGGCTCGCGCGGCGCTGGGCTTCATGGACACCGAGCTGCAGATCGACTACCGCGATACCGAGGCTCAATTCGCAGAGTTGGAACGGCGGATGATCGAGGACGGCTGGGTACGTGCGCAGCTGCTCCACTACATGCGCAGCGCACCGGACTTCTACTTCGATGAAATGGCCCAGATCGTCATGGATAGCTGGTCGAAGGGCAGGGTGGCGCTCGTCGGCGACGCCGCCTATTGCTGCTCGCCGCTGTCGGGCCAAGGGACCAGTGTCGCCGTGTTGGGCGCCTACATCCTGGCCGGTGAGCTGGCCGCCGCCGGAAACGACTACCAGCGCGGTTTCGCGAACTACCATGCCGAATTCAGCGGCTTCGTCGAGCGCAATCAATGGCTGGTCACCGACAACATCCCCGGCGGAGAGCCGATACCCGAGGAAGCGTTCGAACGCATCGTCAACTCGTTGGAGCTCGAGGACTACCGGCAGGGCTGA